The following proteins are co-located in the Diorhabda carinulata isolate Delta chromosome 4, icDioCari1.1, whole genome shotgun sequence genome:
- the LOC130893064 gene encoding uncharacterized protein LOC130893064 translates to MFRNIIFLCLTVLNTSGARSYRDNEWNGNWFPHSPNKQDTNPPFVNTNTMTRNDNRVEMGISDPQCDDGETNLNIDWDNNPVNYTCLDRKDLYKPSSYIHPVHTVERIPTFYVASHKCMNESIQYSTSIPTFGTHRPLWPIYGEYKFLPKQRWLHNLEHGAVVMLYHPCANKNEVKLLKNLVKGCLFKHIITPYNLLNPSRPLALVTWGHSLEMSKVSENLAVRFIREHALKGYESTFKNGQYNYGILQRADFVSDLYDSVVCPTATNIMK, encoded by the exons ATgtttagaaatataatatttttgtgcTTAACGGTTTTGAATACTTCTG gTGCTCGATCTTATCGTGATAACGAATGGAACGGCAATTGGTTTCCCCATTCACCTAACAAACAAGATACAAATCCTCCGTTTGTTAATACAAATACCATGACAAGAAACGACAATCGCGTTGAAATGGGCATAAGTGATCCCCAATGTGATGATGGAGAG actaatttaaatattgattggGATAATAATCCAGTGAATTATACTTGCCTAGACAGAAAAGACTTATACAAACCTAGTAGTTACATTCATCCTGTTCATACCGTTGAAAGGATACCTACATTTTATGTG GCTTCTCATAAATGTATGAACGAATCAATACAATACAGTACATCAATTCCAACTTT TGGTACACATCGTCCATTATGGCCTATATACGGCGAATACAAATTCCTTCCGAAACAGCGATGGTTACATAACCTCGAACACGGTGCCGTCGTTATGTTATATCATCCGTGTGCTAATAAAAACGAAGTTAAATTACTCAAAAATTTAGTCAAGGGATGTTTATTCAAACACATTATAACtccttataatttattgaaccCATCGAGG CCATTAGCTTTAGTAACTTGGGGACATAGTTTGGAAATGTCCAAAGTATCCGAAAATTTGGCGGTAAGATTTATAAGGGAACACGCTCTCAAAGGGTACGAATCAACGTTCAAAAATGGCCAATACAATTATGGAATTTTACAACGAGCTGATTTCGTTAGCGATTTATACGATTCGGTCGTATGTCCAACGGCTACGAATATTATGAAGTAA